The window TTTGCTCAAATCCACACCAACGCGAATCCCATATTTATCTTTATGAACTATTGAGTCTTTTTGGAGTGTTTGAGATTCCTGGGAGAATGCCAAAACACAACACAATAAAAAAGAAAGACTAATGAAATATTTGTACATGTGCTTGATTTTGGTTTTCTACATCTGTTAAAATGATATTTAATTGAGATATCCAATTATCCGAATCACTATCCAGGGTAAACCCTAAATTGTTGTAATAAGAAACATATCCACAACCTCTGGAAATAAAAACTTCTTCAGTTCCGTAGTTAAAGGTCAGGATGTCTGTATTTCCTGTTTCTGCTCCTGAATCATCAATCCCGGAATCAGTAATAAAAGTAAATGAAGTATTATTCTCAAATGATTTTAGAGGAATAGCTACAGAATCT of the Zhouia spongiae genome contains:
- a CDS encoding DUF6452 family protein is translated as MKKTFIPVFAILMLFFGVSGCEKDDICPPDSAITPKLIIRFYDKDNPQETKLVNNLRIIGVGQETNAWPLSSTDSVAIPLKSFENNTSFTFITDSGIDDSGAETGNTDILTFNYGTEEVFISRGCGYVSYYNNLGFTLDSDSDNWISQLNIILTDVENQNQAHVQIFH